The proteins below are encoded in one region of Aquisphaera giovannonii:
- a CDS encoding HAMP domain-containing methyl-accepting chemotaxis protein, whose amino-acid sequence MMNLKLSHKMLMVAAILMASMFTVGLVAVTRLANMNAQIRELVDRTFVKREVLADVQAKLLECLRAQKNAVIAPDDEASKNFAAASRSFLAVVRSGLERLKALTTADLAEGQVAATDALGSSVEAFAKVNSDALDLAVQNTNLKAKRILKGDIQRQTDILASLLRKWIAVLASKPSPSAADVARLKALAEVQAALLGMYPALARHIETSSREEMAVEEKRLAELQGRIQSGLEMAREWDAAGQAEGGAALAEIRSLQAGILKLSEIDSTNRAAMLSLGESMTAAEGCLARINALDKLLSAEATAGRDRSAVAYTTGLAWILGVTLVGLSLGSLAAFSITRRIVTEVGGISAQLARSAGDLSGVSDRLLSHSEHTSLRASSVASASEQLTTNISTMASAAEEMSTSVASISSASEEMSINVGTISSAAEQTAANVSVVSAAVAEISGSFADVLGDVREGSHVAGEASRMADSASETIQLLNRSGAEISKVTEAIKMIALQTNLLALNATIEATSAGEAGRGFAVVAHEIKELANQSAKAAEDIARRIEGVQEDTRKSVQVIQGVSQIIREINASSGRISESVEKQTRAATMISQNVSEASRGVGDIARSIAEVAKAAGDMSRNVSEAARGATDVSRNVAEAAKAASGISADIHGVRDTSRATADSASRVHGSAEQLDRISRTLRNLIGQAGHTAEDPTAA is encoded by the coding sequence ATGATGAATCTCAAGCTCTCCCACAAGATGCTGATGGTCGCGGCGATACTCATGGCCTCCATGTTCACCGTGGGCCTCGTCGCCGTGACTCGACTGGCGAACATGAACGCCCAGATCCGCGAGCTCGTGGACCGGACCTTCGTCAAGCGCGAGGTCCTCGCCGACGTACAGGCCAAGCTGCTGGAGTGCCTCCGGGCGCAGAAGAACGCGGTCATCGCTCCGGACGACGAGGCGTCGAAGAACTTCGCCGCCGCCTCGCGATCGTTCCTGGCCGTCGTCCGATCGGGCCTGGAGCGGCTCAAGGCCCTGACGACGGCCGACCTCGCCGAAGGCCAGGTGGCGGCGACCGATGCCCTCGGGAGCTCGGTCGAGGCCTTCGCCAAGGTCAACTCCGACGCGCTGGACCTCGCGGTCCAGAACACCAACCTCAAGGCGAAGCGGATCTTGAAGGGCGACATCCAGCGACAGACCGACATCCTCGCCTCCCTCCTCAGGAAGTGGATCGCCGTCCTGGCCTCGAAGCCGAGCCCCTCGGCCGCAGACGTCGCGCGGCTGAAGGCCCTCGCCGAGGTCCAGGCCGCGCTGCTGGGGATGTACCCGGCCCTGGCCAGGCACATCGAGACCTCGAGCCGGGAGGAGATGGCCGTGGAGGAGAAGCGGCTGGCGGAGCTGCAGGGCCGGATCCAGTCCGGGCTGGAGATGGCGCGCGAGTGGGACGCGGCCGGCCAGGCGGAGGGCGGGGCGGCCCTGGCCGAGATCCGCTCCCTGCAGGCGGGCATCCTGAAGCTCTCCGAGATCGACTCCACCAACCGGGCCGCGATGCTGAGCCTGGGCGAGTCGATGACCGCGGCCGAGGGCTGCCTGGCGAGGATCAACGCCCTCGACAAGCTGCTCTCCGCGGAGGCGACCGCCGGCCGCGACCGCAGCGCCGTGGCCTACACCACCGGACTGGCCTGGATCCTGGGCGTCACGCTCGTGGGGCTCTCGCTGGGCTCGCTCGCCGCGTTCTCCATCACCCGGCGGATCGTGACCGAGGTCGGGGGCATCTCCGCGCAGCTCGCCCGTTCGGCGGGCGACCTCTCCGGCGTGTCCGACCGGCTGCTCTCCCACAGCGAGCACACGTCCCTGAGGGCGTCCAGCGTCGCCTCGGCGTCGGAGCAGCTGACGACGAACATCAGCACGATGGCCTCGGCGGCCGAGGAGATGAGCACGAGCGTCGCCTCGATCAGCTCGGCGAGCGAGGAGATGAGCATCAACGTCGGCACGATCTCCTCGGCCGCCGAGCAGACCGCGGCCAACGTGAGCGTCGTCTCCGCGGCGGTGGCCGAGATCTCCGGCTCGTTCGCCGACGTGCTGGGCGACGTCCGCGAGGGCTCGCACGTCGCCGGCGAGGCGAGCCGCATGGCGGACTCGGCCTCGGAGACCATCCAGCTCCTGAACCGCTCCGGCGCCGAGATCAGCAAGGTCACCGAGGCCATCAAGATGATCGCCCTCCAGACCAACCTCCTGGCGCTCAACGCCACCATCGAGGCCACCTCCGCCGGGGAGGCCGGCCGGGGCTTCGCCGTCGTCGCCCACGAGATCAAGGAGCTGGCCAACCAGAGCGCCAAGGCGGCCGAGGACATCGCGAGGCGGATCGAGGGCGTCCAGGAGGACACGCGGAAGTCCGTCCAGGTGATCCAGGGCGTGTCGCAAATCATCAGGGAGATCAACGCCTCTTCTGGTAGAATCTCGGAGTCGGTGGAGAAGCAGACGCGGGCGGCGACGATGATCTCCCAGAACGTCTCGGAGGCGAGCAGGGGGGTCGGCGACATCGCCCGCTCGATCGCCGAGGTGGCCAAGGCCGCGGGGGACATGTCGCGGAACGTGTCCGAGGCGGCGAGGGGGGCGACCGACGTCTCGCGGAACGTCGCCGAGGCGGCGAAGGCCGCCAGCGGCATCTCGGCGGACATCCACGGGGTCCGGGATACCTCCCGGGCGACCGCCGACTCGGCCTCCAGGGTCCACGGCTCCGCCGAGCAGCTCGACCGCATCAGCAGGACCCTGCGGAACCTCATCGGACAGGCCGGGCACACCGCCGAGGATCCAACCGCCGCATGA
- a CDS encoding CheR family methyltransferase, which translates to MRLSGEAFQALRKAIHELCGLVIGEDKRYLITSRLEPVLRQHALPSYDALAAALGGANSMPLRDQVVESITTKETSFNRDGHPFEELRRSIVPALAGRLRERRASTRLADPGARIWCSAVATGQEAYSVAMAVADFLASRPGLGLTLDDFPILATDVSQASLAIAREGRYTAADVARGVPPAQRDRYFRPMGDAWAIDDRLRRAIEFRRLNLNHPLPSLGTFDLVLCRNVLIYFDEGHRRRLCQGLHRALIPGGFLMIGAAESLFGITDTFTPVRMGGTIVHIRS; encoded by the coding sequence ATGAGGCTCTCGGGCGAGGCGTTCCAGGCGCTCCGGAAGGCCATCCACGAACTCTGCGGCCTCGTGATCGGCGAGGACAAGCGGTACCTCATCACCTCGCGCCTGGAGCCCGTGCTCAGGCAGCACGCGCTGCCGTCCTACGACGCCCTCGCGGCGGCCCTGGGCGGGGCGAATTCCATGCCCCTGAGGGATCAGGTCGTCGAGTCGATCACCACCAAGGAGACGTCGTTCAACCGCGACGGCCACCCCTTCGAGGAGCTCCGGCGGTCGATCGTCCCCGCCCTCGCCGGACGCCTGCGCGAGAGGCGGGCCTCGACGCGACTCGCCGATCCCGGGGCCCGCATCTGGTGCTCGGCCGTGGCGACGGGGCAGGAGGCCTACAGCGTGGCCATGGCCGTGGCCGATTTCCTGGCTTCGCGGCCGGGCCTCGGGCTGACGCTGGACGACTTCCCGATCCTCGCCACGGACGTCTCCCAGGCCTCGCTGGCGATCGCTCGCGAAGGCCGATACACCGCGGCGGACGTCGCCCGCGGGGTCCCCCCCGCGCAGCGGGATCGATACTTCAGGCCGATGGGCGACGCCTGGGCGATCGACGATCGGCTCCGTCGAGCCATCGAGTTCCGCCGCCTCAATCTGAATCATCCGTTGCCCAGCCTGGGCACGTTCGACCTGGTCCTCTGCCGCAACGTCCTCATCTACTTCGACGAGGGTCACCGGCGCCGCCTCTGCCAGGGCCTCCATCGAGCCCTGATCCCCGGGGGCTTCCTGATGATCGGGGCGGCCGAGAGCCTGTTCGGGATCACCGACACCTTCACGCCCGTGCGGATGGGCGGCACGATCGTCCACATCAGGTCCTGA
- a CDS encoding c-type cytochrome, whose amino-acid sequence MRGSWMLVVSLAGRLALGGEPSRPSSPDPVAVDRGRTALLAHGYLKAEWGIDAYRNAWKFWGTPAPDPEADPEGYARAFASYYGLHPAPYDNEGLPMGLRWSKKADGTKAGFQVDCMACHGGSIAGKSYVGLANSTVDYELLLFDLFRADGRRPPLVPFTINTARGTVNAGMMSIVLLSVRNPDLSRRTFPLLLGSNLPELDAPAWWVLKHKTTMYQDGRTPAASVRSIMQFLLAEKTRAEFEALEPTFADIRAYIGSLEPPAYPLPIDATVAARGKAVFERSCARCHGTYGPVRSYPNKLVPLDVVGTDPARLLGISDRAVEHYNASWFAEHHPVSLDRNGYQAPPLDGIWATAPYLHNGSVPTLHALLHSTERPARFTRPPSTELEHYDARNVGWKFTPVEASPAASPAPRKTSREAHFVYDTHRYGLGNQGHTFGDKLTEDQRMDLIEYLKTL is encoded by the coding sequence ATGCGCGGATCCTGGATGCTGGTCGTGTCCCTCGCCGGCCGCCTCGCCCTGGGGGGTGAGCCTTCGAGGCCGTCGTCGCCGGACCCTGTCGCCGTGGACCGGGGCCGCACGGCGCTCCTCGCCCACGGCTACCTGAAGGCCGAGTGGGGCATCGACGCCTACCGGAACGCGTGGAAGTTCTGGGGGACCCCCGCACCCGACCCGGAGGCCGATCCGGAGGGCTACGCCCGCGCCTTCGCGTCCTATTACGGCCTGCACCCCGCGCCGTACGACAACGAGGGCCTGCCGATGGGCCTGCGGTGGTCGAAGAAGGCGGACGGCACGAAGGCCGGCTTCCAGGTCGACTGCATGGCCTGCCACGGCGGCTCCATCGCCGGCAAGAGCTACGTCGGGCTGGCCAACTCGACGGTGGATTACGAGCTCCTGCTGTTCGACCTCTTCCGGGCCGACGGCCGGCGGCCTCCGCTCGTGCCGTTCACCATCAACACGGCGCGGGGGACGGTGAACGCCGGCATGATGTCGATCGTCCTCCTGAGCGTGCGGAATCCCGACCTCTCGCGCCGGACCTTCCCGCTCCTGCTGGGATCGAACCTCCCCGAGCTGGACGCGCCGGCCTGGTGGGTCCTGAAGCACAAGACGACGATGTACCAGGACGGCCGCACGCCGGCCGCCTCGGTGCGGTCGATCATGCAGTTCCTGCTCGCCGAGAAGACGCGGGCCGAGTTCGAGGCCCTGGAGCCGACCTTCGCGGACATCCGCGCCTACATCGGGAGCCTCGAGCCGCCGGCCTACCCGCTGCCCATCGACGCCACGGTCGCCGCCCGCGGCAAGGCGGTCTTCGAACGCTCCTGTGCCCGATGCCACGGCACGTACGGCCCGGTCCGCTCGTATCCGAACAAGCTCGTCCCGCTGGACGTGGTCGGCACCGACCCGGCGCGCCTGCTGGGCATCTCGGACCGCGCCGTCGAGCACTACAACGCCTCCTGGTTCGCCGAGCACCACCCGGTGAGCCTCGACCGCAACGGCTACCAGGCCCCGCCGCTCGACGGCATCTGGGCGACCGCGCCGTATCTCCACAACGGCTCCGTCCCCACCCTCCACGCCCTGCTCCACTCCACGGAGCGGCCGGCCCGGTTCACCCGCCCCCCCTCGACCGAGCTGGAGCACTACGACGCCCGCAACGTGGGCTGGAAGTTCACCCCCGTCGAGGCCTCGCCCGCCGCCTCCCCCGCCCCGCGGAAGACCAGCCGCGAGGCCCACTTCGTCTACGACACCCATCGCTACGGCCTGGGCAACCAGGGCCACACCTTCGGCGACAAGCTCACCGAGGACCAGCGCATGGACCTGATCGAATACCTCAAGACCCTCTGA
- a CDS encoding chemotaxis protein CheW → MTSAAAPSGRMFCTFRLDGRLFGFDVLDVKEVTPAAPTTRVPHAPDEVLGLVNIRGHIHLALSIRRLLGMPPAAAAPDNRLVLFKPPVGEAFGVIVDEVSEIRAVEAARIEPFASAGREGPAPGRGHRDLIDCVCELDGELLVVLDARRMLAAVETTFHAT, encoded by the coding sequence ATGACGAGCGCCGCGGCCCCCTCCGGTCGGATGTTCTGCACGTTCCGGCTCGACGGCCGGCTCTTCGGCTTCGACGTCCTCGACGTCAAGGAGGTCACGCCCGCCGCCCCGACGACGCGAGTGCCCCATGCGCCGGACGAGGTGCTCGGCCTGGTGAACATCCGGGGGCACATCCACCTGGCGCTGAGCATCCGACGGCTGCTGGGCATGCCGCCCGCCGCCGCGGCCCCCGACAACCGCCTCGTCCTGTTCAAGCCGCCGGTCGGCGAGGCATTCGGCGTCATCGTCGACGAGGTCTCGGAGATCCGGGCCGTCGAGGCGGCTCGCATCGAGCCGTTCGCGAGTGCGGGCCGAGAGGGCCCGGCCCCGGGACGGGGGCACCGCGACCTGATCGACTGCGTCTGCGAGCTCGACGGGGAGCTGCTCGTCGTCCTCGACGCCCGCCGGATGCTCGCCGCGGTCGAAACGACATTCCATGCCACCTGA
- the tuf gene encoding elongation factor Tu, producing the protein MAKETFTRTKPHVNVGTIGHIDHGKTTLTAALLAVLAERGKAKTKSYADIAKGGTVRDATKTVTIAVSHVEYESEKRHYAHIDCPGHADYIKNMITGAAQMDGAILVVSAADGPMPQTREHILLARQVGVPALVVFLNKIDLVDDPELLELVEMELRELLTHYKFPGDEIPIIRGSSRPALENPGDDAAAKPILDLVKAMDEYIPDPVREIDKPFLMPIEDVFSIKGRGTVGTGRIERGKVKVGDAVEIIGFGAKKPTTITGVEMFQKTLDEGVAGDNVGVLLRGVEKNDLERGQVICKPGSITPHTKFEAEVYVLGKEEGGRHTPFFKGYRPQFYIRTTDVTGSILNLLSEDGSEAEMCMPGDNIKMTVELHSPIAMENNLRFAIREGGKTVGAGVVVKILE; encoded by the coding sequence ATGGCCAAGGAAACATTCACCAGAACCAAGCCGCACGTCAACGTGGGCACGATCGGGCACATTGACCACGGCAAGACGACCTTGACCGCGGCGCTCCTCGCGGTGCTGGCCGAGCGCGGCAAGGCCAAGACGAAGTCGTACGCCGACATCGCCAAGGGCGGCACCGTCCGCGATGCCACCAAGACGGTGACGATCGCGGTCTCCCACGTGGAGTACGAGAGCGAGAAGCGCCACTACGCCCACATCGACTGCCCGGGGCACGCGGACTACATCAAGAACATGATCACGGGCGCCGCCCAGATGGACGGCGCGATCCTGGTGGTTTCCGCGGCCGACGGCCCGATGCCGCAGACCCGGGAGCACATCCTTCTGGCCCGTCAGGTCGGCGTGCCGGCCCTGGTCGTCTTCCTGAACAAGATCGACCTGGTGGATGATCCCGAGCTGCTCGAGCTCGTCGAGATGGAGCTCCGCGAGCTCCTCACCCACTACAAGTTCCCGGGCGACGAGATCCCGATCATCCGCGGCAGCAGCCGGCCGGCCCTCGAGAACCCCGGCGACGACGCGGCCGCCAAGCCGATCCTCGACCTCGTCAAGGCGATGGACGAGTACATCCCGGACCCGGTCCGCGAGATCGACAAGCCGTTCCTGATGCCGATCGAGGACGTGTTCTCGATCAAGGGCCGCGGCACGGTGGGCACGGGCCGGATCGAGCGCGGCAAGGTGAAGGTCGGCGACGCGGTCGAGATCATCGGCTTCGGCGCCAAGAAGCCGACGACGATCACCGGCGTCGAGATGTTCCAGAAAACGCTCGACGAGGGCGTCGCCGGCGACAACGTCGGCGTCCTCCTCCGCGGCGTTGAGAAGAACGACCTGGAGCGCGGGCAGGTCATCTGCAAGCCGGGCTCGATCACCCCGCACACCAAGTTCGAGGCCGAGGTGTACGTCCTCGGCAAGGAGGAGGGCGGCCGCCACACGCCGTTCTTCAAGGGGTATCGCCCGCAGTTCTACATCCGCACGACGGACGTGACCGGCTCGATCCTCAACCTGCTGTCCGAGGACGGCAGCGAGGCCGAGATGTGCATGCCCGGCGACAACATCAAGATGACGGTCGAGCTGCACTCGCCGATCGCCATGGAGAACAACCTCCGCTTCGCCATCCGCGAGGGCGGCAAGACGGTGGGCGCCGGCGTCGTGGTCAAGATCCTCGAGTGA
- the rpmG gene encoding 50S ribosomal protein L33 encodes MREYVWLECTGCGERNYRVQKETRGAGRLELKKYCRRERKHTPHKESRKK; translated from the coding sequence ATGCGTGAGTATGTGTGGCTGGAATGCACGGGCTGCGGGGAGCGGAACTACCGGGTCCAGAAAGAGACCCGCGGGGCCGGCCGCCTGGAGCTGAAGAAGTACTGCCGTCGCGAGCGTAAGCACACTCCCCACAAGGAGTCGCGGAAGAAGTGA
- the cheB gene encoding chemotaxis-specific protein-glutamate methyltransferase CheB, translating into MTPEPLQVLIVDDSRIFRSAMEDALKELPGVRVVGSVWSGEKAVDFVRESPPDLVTLDLTMPGRGGLEAMDEIRRLDVSRPDRPPVGILLVSALTERGASITVEGLSRGAFDFIRKPEGPDPAANAAALRRELHDKVRLFALRRRRAAPAATPLGPAAAGPAGPAGPAGPAGRYQAVAIGSSTGGPEALTAVLPGLTRHASAPLFIVQHLPRGMTHYFAESLARKCSYRVVEASSGEQVEPRTAYVAPGGRHMVVRRHSGRASIALNDHPPENGCRPSVDVLFRSVAEAYPGSVLAIVLSGMGDDGARGLGPLKRRGAHVIAQDEATSVVWGMPGAAVATNLVDETLPLDRIGPRASSLLGAGAPP; encoded by the coding sequence ATGACCCCCGAGCCGCTGCAAGTCCTCATCGTCGACGACTCCCGGATCTTCCGCTCGGCCATGGAGGACGCGCTCAAGGAACTCCCGGGCGTGCGGGTCGTCGGCTCGGTCTGGAGCGGCGAGAAGGCGGTCGATTTCGTGCGGGAATCGCCGCCGGACCTGGTCACGCTCGACCTCACCATGCCGGGCCGCGGCGGCCTGGAGGCCATGGACGAGATCCGGAGGCTCGACGTGTCCCGCCCCGACCGTCCCCCCGTCGGGATCCTCCTCGTCAGCGCGTTGACGGAGCGAGGCGCCTCGATCACGGTGGAGGGCCTCTCGCGGGGGGCGTTCGATTTCATCCGCAAGCCGGAGGGGCCGGATCCCGCCGCGAACGCGGCGGCGCTCCGGCGAGAGCTCCACGACAAGGTCCGCCTCTTCGCGCTCCGGCGGAGGCGAGCCGCGCCGGCGGCCACGCCCCTCGGGCCCGCCGCGGCCGGCCCGGCGGGGCCGGCTGGGCCGGCTGGGCCGGCTGGGCGATACCAGGCCGTCGCCATCGGCTCGTCCACGGGCGGCCCCGAAGCCCTCACCGCGGTCCTGCCGGGGTTGACCAGGCACGCCTCGGCGCCGCTCTTCATCGTCCAGCACCTGCCGCGGGGCATGACCCACTACTTCGCGGAGAGCCTGGCGAGGAAGTGCTCCTATCGCGTCGTCGAGGCCTCGAGCGGGGAGCAGGTCGAGCCCCGGACGGCCTACGTCGCGCCCGGGGGCAGGCACATGGTCGTCCGCCGGCACTCCGGCCGGGCGTCCATCGCGCTCAATGACCATCCGCCGGAGAACGGCTGCCGGCCTTCGGTCGACGTGCTCTTCCGCTCGGTCGCGGAGGCCTACCCCGGCTCCGTCCTCGCCATCGTGCTCTCGGGCATGGGGGACGACGGGGCCAGGGGACTCGGCCCCCTGAAGCGGAGGGGGGCCCACGTGATCGCCCAGGACGAGGCGACGAGCGTGGTCTGGGGGATGCCCGGCGCCGCGGTCGCCACGAACCTGGTCGACGAGACCTTGCCACTCGACCGCATCGGGCCGAGGGCCTCATCCCTCCTGGGGGCCGGGGCACCCCCATGA
- the secE gene encoding preprotein translocase subunit SecE encodes MGKVKDDLSAAKPAKNPKVKPGGGPPSMVTRFFLNFLQTGLYKPMQGWNARLWTAIGLGVIVLSGVYLLYQSVLDYEPMARLSIPTVVLLALGWAIFRLVQFPPFAEFLIATEAEMNKVSWTSKDDLYRATTVVLTTVVLMAVFLFVVDWLWLFILRNIGVLQFAGGGGFGSTA; translated from the coding sequence ATGGGCAAAGTGAAAGACGACCTGTCGGCGGCCAAGCCGGCGAAGAACCCGAAGGTGAAACCCGGCGGCGGTCCACCGAGCATGGTCACCCGGTTCTTCCTCAACTTCCTCCAGACCGGCCTGTACAAGCCCATGCAGGGCTGGAACGCCCGCCTCTGGACGGCGATCGGCCTGGGCGTCATCGTCCTCTCGGGCGTGTACCTGCTCTACCAGTCGGTCCTCGATTACGAGCCGATGGCGAGGCTGAGCATCCCCACGGTCGTGCTGCTCGCGCTCGGCTGGGCCATCTTCCGGCTCGTCCAGTTCCCGCCGTTCGCCGAGTTCCTCATCGCCACCGAGGCGGAGATGAACAAGGTCTCGTGGACGAGCAAGGATGACCTCTACCGGGCGACCACCGTCGTCCTCACCACCGTCGTCCTGATGGCCGTCTTCCTGTTCGTCGTCGATTGGCTCTGGCTATTCATCCTGCGGAACATCGGCGTCCTCCAGTTCGCCGGGGGGGGCGGATTCGGCTCGACGGCCTGA